The Natronincola ferrireducens genome includes a window with the following:
- a CDS encoding DUF6305 family protein, which yields MYNIINLQKDIINSKQVMKKTLGAIFILIPLILSGCSVTEGEGSNIDTIDSTQPIITFPLAVTSIGQSIDLIILQGALETMQLDYACNSQLTAEDIHNYNTLLVAVGSSKKGMNFANVTLDQELERIHQLNKHVKDETTIILIHMGGVNRRGVESDKLIRNSFPLADGIIVIKDGNHDCFFSDYAKEHNIWFNEIDTIKDLQPLLEALIQN from the coding sequence TTGTACAATATCATTAATCTTCAAAAGGATATTATCAATAGTAAGCAGGTTATGAAAAAAACATTAGGTGCTATATTCATATTAATTCCTTTAATCTTATCGGGATGCAGTGTAACCGAAGGTGAGGGCTCTAATATTGACACCATTGATTCAACGCAGCCTATCATAACCTTTCCACTAGCTGTAACTTCTATAGGTCAAAGCATTGATTTAATAATTCTTCAAGGTGCTTTGGAGACTATGCAGCTGGATTATGCCTGCAATTCACAATTAACTGCTGAGGATATACATAATTACAATACACTTCTTGTTGCTGTAGGGTCTAGCAAAAAGGGAATGAATTTTGCAAATGTTACGCTAGATCAAGAATTAGAAAGAATTCATCAGTTAAATAAACATGTAAAAGATGAAACAACCATAATATTAATTCATATGGGTGGTGTTAACAGACGAGGGGTTGAATCTGATAAGCTTATACGTAATTCGTTTCCATTAGCTGACGGAATTATCGTAATTAAAGATGGGAATCATGATTGTTTTTTCTCTGATTATGCTAAGGAACATAATATTTGGTTTAATGAAATAGATACTATTAAAGATCTACAACCTCTTTTAGAAGCTTTAATTCAAAACTAA
- a CDS encoding AraC family transcriptional regulator yields MKTVYGSKSMYKDSLTKKLEEFDYSLLQFGVLEKCTKDTISNEISTSFKAIVFTEGKCIIQYQETEYFLTKGDVLLLSPYIMYNTHFLDKVSVKYYYLYFDVIPDRKRSEFAQLFRCDGLAIYPKLVSDHVFPMIESSYKNIQQNRPGCNFSAKLVLLHLLLAMQQNPVDSHKKNTDLTEYSAWEGVIIRNCMKYIDSHMNKNIKVEDLCSHLGLSQAYLYKCFKKTFKLSTKEFLSVYRFRHIETELAQSNRPIHEISERFGYPSVYCFSSVFKKRYGISPLKYRQNCQIGITGSLELDNSDKIKKFD; encoded by the coding sequence TTGAAAACAGTCTATGGTAGCAAATCTATGTATAAGGACTCATTGACTAAAAAATTGGAAGAGTTTGATTATAGCCTGTTACAATTTGGGGTTTTGGAGAAATGTACAAAAGATACTATTTCTAACGAAATCTCTACTAGCTTTAAGGCTATCGTATTTACAGAAGGAAAGTGCATCATTCAATATCAGGAAACAGAATATTTTCTAACCAAAGGGGATGTGCTTCTACTTTCTCCATACATTATGTATAATACTCACTTTTTGGACAAAGTTTCTGTTAAATATTATTATCTTTATTTTGATGTAATACCCGACAGAAAGCGCAGTGAATTTGCCCAGCTTTTCAGGTGCGATGGACTTGCTATATATCCAAAACTAGTTAGTGATCATGTCTTCCCTATGATTGAATCCTCCTATAAAAATATCCAACAAAACCGCCCAGGTTGTAATTTTTCTGCAAAGTTAGTTTTATTACATCTACTACTGGCTATGCAGCAAAACCCAGTGGACAGTCACAAAAAAAATACTGACTTGACAGAATACAGTGCATGGGAAGGTGTTATTATACGGAACTGTATGAAGTATATAGATAGCCATATGAATAAAAATATAAAAGTAGAAGATCTATGCTCTCATTTAGGGCTATCTCAGGCATATTTATATAAATGCTTTAAAAAAACCTTTAAATTATCTACTAAGGAGTTTCTATCTGTTTATCGCTTTCGCCATATTGAAACTGAGCTTGCCCAAAGTAATCGTCCTATTCATGAAATATCAGAACGATTCGGGTATCCCTCAGTATATTGCTTTAGTAGTGTTTTTAAAAAACGCTATGGTATATCTCCACTAAAATACCGACAAAATTGTCAAATAGGAATAACCGGTTCTTTAGAACTGGATAACTCGGATAAAATTAAAAAGTTTGATTAA